A stretch of Pseudomonas sp. LS.1a DNA encodes these proteins:
- the tssF gene encoding type VI secretion system baseplate subunit TssF, translating to MSLKDRFNEELRYLHELGSDFAKDNPQLARLLGNGGSDPDVERLMEAFAFLTAKLRLKLEDDLPELTHPMLQLLWPNYLRPLPSVTIIQFTPRKQSLSQSQQIPKGSRLFSKPVDGVACEFRTCTAVNIHPFEIDAVGATQTLDNSVVHIDLQTLVKRPLNTLGCASLDFHLSGDHRTARTLYLWISQYLEHVSVTINGEVRRLPASSIAFPGFNPDEALLPYPQNVFDGYRILQEYFIFPQRFHFFAVSGLERLWPAEQSAKVRIKLHFTRQLPDSLRVGKADFRLFCTTAVNLFKHSAEPIDLSSDVAQVELKPKGAERYAYEIFSIDEVISTRTTTDGSTGEHLRTFRPFESFAHEIEHVQGRTALYYRYQLEESLRGDGVTHRIAFVRADANTYIGELETASIDLTCTNRDLPLALGIDDINVLTEITPPLATYTNICAPTRPYRPVLDGQLQWALISNMSLNYLSLLSVDPLKAVIRAYDFAALHDIQQTRTTRKRLDGIRDVHTTPLDWLIKGQPIRGLHTRLKLDQAAFLCEGDLYLFSCVLAHFFALYASINSFHQLEVINTTNNEHYTWPIQTGKQPLI from the coding sequence ATGTCACTGAAGGACCGATTCAACGAAGAACTGCGCTACCTGCATGAGTTGGGAAGCGACTTCGCCAAGGACAACCCACAGCTGGCTCGGCTGCTTGGCAACGGCGGTAGCGACCCCGATGTCGAACGCCTGATGGAAGCCTTTGCGTTCCTGACGGCCAAGCTACGACTGAAGCTGGAAGACGACTTGCCAGAACTGACGCACCCTATGCTGCAGTTGCTGTGGCCCAACTACCTTCGGCCGCTGCCCAGCGTAACGATCATCCAGTTCACGCCACGCAAGCAATCGCTCAGCCAGTCACAACAGATCCCCAAGGGTTCAAGGTTGTTCTCAAAACCCGTGGACGGTGTCGCCTGTGAATTTCGCACCTGCACAGCTGTAAACATTCATCCGTTCGAAATCGACGCGGTAGGCGCAACCCAAACCCTCGACAACTCCGTGGTTCACATCGATCTTCAAACCCTGGTGAAGCGGCCGTTGAATACCTTGGGCTGTGCCAGCCTCGATTTCCACCTCAGCGGTGATCACCGCACCGCCCGCACGCTCTATTTATGGATCTCTCAATATCTCGAACATGTCAGCGTAACCATCAATGGCGAGGTTCGCCGATTGCCGGCCAGCAGCATCGCCTTTCCGGGTTTCAACCCTGATGAAGCCCTGCTGCCCTATCCGCAGAACGTCTTCGATGGCTACCGGATCCTGCAGGAGTACTTCATCTTCCCACAGCGCTTTCACTTCTTCGCTGTCAGCGGACTGGAACGCCTGTGGCCCGCAGAACAAAGCGCCAAGGTACGTATCAAGCTGCACTTCACCCGCCAGCTTCCCGACTCGCTGCGTGTCGGCAAAGCAGACTTCAGGCTGTTCTGCACAACTGCAGTCAACCTGTTCAAGCACAGCGCCGAACCTATCGACCTGTCCAGCGACGTTGCTCAGGTCGAGCTGAAGCCTAAAGGCGCAGAGCGCTACGCTTACGAGATCTTCAGCATCGATGAGGTGATCAGTACCCGCACCACGACTGACGGCAGTACCGGCGAACACCTGAGAACCTTCCGCCCATTCGAATCGTTCGCCCATGAAATCGAGCATGTACAAGGGCGCACGGCGTTGTATTACCGCTACCAGCTCGAAGAATCCCTGCGCGGCGATGGCGTCACGCATCGCATCGCTTTCGTGCGCGCCGATGCCAACACCTACATTGGCGAGCTGGAAACGGCGTCCATCGACCTGACCTGCACCAATCGCGACCTGCCACTGGCGTTGGGCATCGATGACATCAACGTGCTCACCGAAATCACGCCACCCCTGGCTACCTACACCAACATCTGCGCCCCCACCCGCCCGTACAGGCCGGTGCTGGATGGCCAGTTGCAGTGGGCCTTGATCTCCAACATGTCGCTCAACTACCTGTCGCTGCTCTCGGTCGACCCACTGAAAGCGGTCATTCGCGCCTATGACTTCGCCGCGTTGCACGACATCCAGCAAACACGCACCACCCGCAAGCGCCTCGATGGCATCCGCGATGTTCACACAACACCCTTGGATTGGCTTATCAAGGGGCAACCCATTCGTGGCCTGCACACCCGGCTGAAGCTGGACCAGGCCGCCTTCCTCTGCGAAGGCGACTTGTACCTGTTCAGTTGCGTGCTCGCGCACTTCTTCGCGCTGTACGCCAGCATCAATTCCTTCCATCAACTGGAAGTAATCAACACCACCAATAACGAGCACTACACATGGCCAATCCAGACCGGCAAACAACCGCTGATCTAG
- the tssE gene encoding type VI secretion system baseplate subunit TssE: MRGFFDRLIADQSANREPSRQENASHKFSAIKRHLETLLNARQGCSQSSPELGLRDFNGHDTSSGDLLKQVSIDIRRTIQRFEPRIQVHALKAVPDCYSPLELHFRLDCQVQVNDHTEQLQLELLVNGHNRYTRVR; this comes from the coding sequence ATGAGAGGCTTTTTTGATCGCTTGATAGCGGATCAGTCTGCCAATCGGGAGCCATCTCGGCAGGAGAACGCCTCCCACAAGTTCTCCGCCATCAAGCGCCATCTCGAAACACTGCTCAACGCCCGCCAAGGTTGCTCACAGAGCAGCCCTGAGCTGGGCCTGCGCGACTTCAACGGGCACGACACGAGCAGCGGCGATCTGCTTAAGCAAGTGAGCATTGATATTCGCCGCACCATCCAGCGCTTTGAACCACGCATACAGGTGCATGCGCTCAAAGCAGTGCCCGATTGTTACTCCCCGCTGGAGTTGCATTTCAGGCTGGACTGCCAGGTACAGGTCAATGACCACACGGAGCAGTTGCAACTGGAGCTGCTGGTCAACGGGCACAACCGCTATACCCGAGTGAGGTGA
- the tssC gene encoding type VI secretion system contractile sheath large subunit, with translation MPKPSNTSVAAEATTETMSNTTLLDQIMAGTKLVPAQEGYQVARQGVSAFIAKILMSNDPDQLINKHRVDQMIAELDRVLSKQMDAILHQPEFQQLESSWRSLKLLVDRTDFRENIKLEVLHVCKEDLLDDFENAADITCSGIYKHVYTAGYGQFGGEPVAAMVGNYNFGPSSPDIKLLSYMASVGAMSHAPFLAAPSPEFFNLSSFEELPNLKEIKDIFAGPRHAKWRAFRESEDARHTALTGPRFMLRSAYHHQEKSIESFNYDEDIAGRHDNYLWGNSAFLLASCINDSFARYRWCPNIIGPQSGGAVEDLPVHLYESLGQMQAKIPTEVLISDRKEFELAEEGFIALTMRKDSDNAAFFSANSVQKPKNFPKTPEGLQAQTNYKLGTQLPYLFIVNRLAHYIKVLQREQIGSWKERRDLECELNKWIKQYVADQENPSADVRSRRPLRAASVEVSDVAGDPGWYQVSLAVRPHFKYMGANFEISLVGRLDRQ, from the coding sequence ATGCCAAAGCCAAGCAACACTAGCGTCGCCGCTGAAGCAACTACCGAGACAATGAGCAATACCACCTTGCTCGACCAGATCATGGCAGGAACCAAGTTGGTGCCCGCTCAAGAGGGCTATCAGGTTGCTCGCCAGGGTGTATCTGCGTTCATTGCCAAAATTCTCATGAGCAATGACCCAGATCAACTAATCAACAAGCATCGCGTCGACCAGATGATTGCAGAGCTGGATCGGGTACTCAGCAAACAGATGGATGCCATTCTTCATCAGCCCGAGTTCCAACAGCTTGAATCGTCGTGGCGTAGCCTCAAACTTCTGGTGGACCGCACGGACTTCCGCGAGAACATAAAGCTTGAGGTGTTGCATGTTTGCAAGGAAGACCTGCTCGATGACTTCGAGAACGCGGCCGACATCACCTGCAGTGGCATTTACAAACACGTCTACACCGCAGGTTACGGCCAATTTGGTGGTGAACCAGTTGCAGCTATGGTCGGCAACTACAACTTCGGCCCTTCCTCCCCGGACATCAAGCTACTGAGCTACATGGCCTCTGTCGGTGCCATGTCGCATGCGCCGTTCCTGGCGGCACCTTCTCCGGAGTTCTTCAACCTCAGCAGCTTTGAGGAGTTGCCGAACCTCAAGGAGATCAAGGACATCTTCGCCGGCCCACGGCATGCCAAATGGCGTGCTTTCCGGGAAAGTGAAGATGCCCGTCACACTGCACTGACCGGGCCGCGCTTCATGCTCCGCTCCGCCTACCACCACCAGGAGAAATCGATCGAGAGCTTCAACTACGACGAGGACATCGCCGGCCGGCATGACAACTACTTGTGGGGCAACTCCGCCTTCCTGCTGGCCAGCTGCATCAACGACAGCTTTGCCCGCTACCGCTGGTGCCCGAACATAATCGGCCCGCAGTCAGGCGGCGCTGTCGAAGATCTGCCGGTGCATCTGTACGAATCCCTGGGTCAGATGCAGGCCAAAATCCCTACTGAGGTGCTGATTTCCGACCGAAAAGAGTTCGAACTGGCCGAAGAGGGCTTCATCGCCCTGACCATGCGCAAGGACAGCGACAACGCCGCTTTCTTCTCGGCCAATTCGGTGCAGAAACCGAAGAACTTCCCCAAGACACCCGAAGGCCTGCAGGCCCAGACCAACTACAAGCTCGGCACTCAGTTGCCCTACCTGTTCATCGTCAACCGGCTGGCCCACTACATCAAGGTGCTGCAGCGCGAGCAGATCGGCAGCTGGAAAGAACGGCGCGACCTTGAGTGCGAGCTCAACAAATGGATCAAGCAGTATGTCGCCGATCAGGAGAACCCTTCTGCCGATGTACGCAGCCGCCGGCCGCTACGCGCTGCCAGCGTTGAAGTTTCAGACGTTGCCGGTGATCCAGGCTGGTACCAGGTCTCGCTCGCCGTACGCCCGCACTTCAAATACATGGGTGCGAACTTCGAAATCTCCCTGGTCGGGCGGCTCGACAGGCAATGA
- the tssB gene encoding type VI secretion system contractile sheath small subunit translates to MSKSSGSVAPQERINIKYVPATSGEQAEVELPHKMLVLGDFGLDDNRALEDRTVMRIDKHTFNNVLSDAEVRLDMSVPSMLGAAQDTELAVNLQFKSINDFGPDCIARQVPELNKLIQLREALVALKGPLGNVPTFRKQLQHLLNNEQARKQLAKELDLVLEAPKED, encoded by the coding sequence ATGAGCAAGTCCTCCGGCTCCGTTGCGCCCCAAGAGCGCATCAACATCAAATACGTACCGGCCACCAGTGGGGAACAAGCCGAAGTAGAGCTACCTCACAAGATGCTTGTTTTGGGCGACTTCGGCCTGGATGACAACCGCGCCCTGGAAGACCGTACGGTCATGCGTATTGACAAACACACCTTCAACAATGTGCTGAGCGATGCCGAGGTGCGCCTGGATATGTCGGTGCCATCCATGCTCGGCGCAGCGCAGGATACGGAACTGGCGGTCAATCTGCAGTTCAAGTCGATCAACGACTTCGGGCCCGATTGCATCGCTCGCCAGGTGCCGGAGCTGAACAAACTGATTCAACTGCGAGAGGCGTTAGTCGCCCTGAAAGGCCCGCTGGGCAACGTGCCAACTTTCCGCAAGCAACTGCAACATCTGTTGAACAACGAGCAAGCCCGCAAACAACTCGCGAAAGAACTCGACCTGGTGCTCGAGGCGCCAAAAGAAGACTGA
- the vasI gene encoding type VI secretion system-associated protein VasI — protein MFGLPPVLASPVRDCPRIVSNVERLACFDEAANTPAYVTKRQWSAPEQEAPSVLRVMANETARGPDDLTFLASTDEGDWRLHGLVISAPAIASADLRPYLAISCVEGISRLQLISAQPLDARWVKVQLQGMRGSTVARPWQVMENGQVLDAGRGLPAIEQIKKLIGAERIRLLSDNPEVDGLVFDAQGLDPLISKARSTCRW, from the coding sequence ATGTTTGGTCTGCCGCCGGTGTTGGCGAGCCCAGTGCGGGACTGCCCTAGAATTGTGTCTAACGTGGAGCGTCTGGCTTGCTTTGATGAAGCAGCGAATACGCCTGCATATGTAACAAAGCGGCAGTGGTCAGCACCCGAGCAAGAGGCACCCAGTGTGCTACGAGTAATGGCAAACGAAACCGCGCGAGGGCCAGATGACCTGACCTTCCTCGCAAGTACGGATGAGGGGGATTGGCGGTTGCACGGGCTGGTGATATCAGCACCGGCAATTGCATCGGCTGACCTACGCCCGTACCTGGCTATCAGCTGCGTGGAGGGCATCTCCAGGCTGCAGTTGATCAGCGCCCAGCCCCTGGACGCGAGATGGGTGAAGGTGCAGTTGCAGGGGATGCGTGGATCCACGGTTGCAAGGCCCTGGCAGGTGATGGAGAACGGCCAGGTGCTAGATGCGGGGCGAGGCCTGCCAGCCATCGAGCAGATCAAGAAGTTGATCGGGGCTGAACGCATACGGCTGCTCAGTGATAACCCCGAGGTTGATGGCCTTGTGTTCGATGCCCAGGGGCTGGACCCATTGATCAGCAAGGCGCGTAGCACATGTCGCTGGTAA
- the tssA gene encoding type VI secretion system protein TssA: MSLVTGWGEEQLTRLLMPIDPAVPAGLFDMEDETYQAIDQEMVKLGGLQEASIDWSYIEEASCQYLGQQCKHLRIVAHLSVVWLRSGCWERWNVTLALLAGMVERYWEAAHPKPGPKGFLGKRKLVGLVLNRLIEALPRLDRFTYSPAHGMAAQDALTRLMQQQDGAQLDAAVLSRLERLLLEHTDLANGVGEAAAPISPIASSQPASLADVIARPVPRASIGNEREMRRAVLNMAELINQQDPYDPVGYQLRRFGLWAHIQTAPAVKQRHCTGLIAVPPEVVAGYENAAAGTSIDVALLHRIEKSITAAPYWIRGSFLAATVASQLAMTEVSEAIRSTTARFVQRLPSLQQLCFSDGTVFVDGQCLAWLKGRERVADQGAAFQEFRSLREELISQLEGIGVEQVLLRLQGMQADLHSPRERSHTTLIAADLLTTRGVSWLARELCVGVARTMQQTTAAAWEPEVFQGLQHYATSSALADQNKDPEPS; the protein is encoded by the coding sequence ATGTCGCTGGTAACTGGGTGGGGGGAAGAGCAACTTACCCGGTTGCTTATGCCGATCGATCCGGCAGTACCGGCTGGCCTGTTCGATATGGAGGACGAAACCTACCAGGCCATTGACCAGGAGATGGTCAAGCTGGGCGGGCTACAGGAGGCTTCAATCGACTGGAGCTACATCGAAGAGGCGTCCTGTCAGTATCTGGGCCAGCAGTGCAAGCACTTGCGGATCGTCGCACACCTGAGTGTCGTGTGGCTGCGCAGCGGTTGTTGGGAGCGCTGGAACGTCACCTTGGCGTTACTTGCCGGGATGGTGGAGCGCTATTGGGAAGCCGCTCATCCAAAACCGGGGCCCAAAGGCTTCCTGGGCAAACGCAAGCTGGTTGGCCTTGTGCTTAATCGCTTGATCGAAGCGCTGCCGCGCCTTGACCGTTTCACGTACAGCCCTGCTCATGGAATGGCCGCACAGGATGCGTTGACGCGTTTGATGCAGCAACAAGACGGCGCACAACTGGATGCGGCTGTTCTGAGCAGGCTGGAGCGGCTGTTACTTGAACACACGGACCTTGCCAATGGTGTTGGCGAGGCTGCTGCGCCCATCTCCCCGATTGCAAGCAGCCAGCCAGCGTCGCTGGCCGATGTCATTGCAAGGCCAGTGCCCCGGGCTTCAATTGGCAACGAGCGCGAAATGCGGCGTGCCGTGTTGAATATGGCCGAGCTCATCAATCAACAGGATCCCTACGACCCGGTTGGCTACCAACTGCGTCGCTTCGGCTTATGGGCCCATATCCAGACCGCGCCTGCAGTCAAACAGCGGCACTGCACGGGACTGATAGCGGTACCGCCGGAAGTTGTCGCTGGTTACGAAAATGCTGCAGCTGGCACTTCGATTGATGTTGCGTTACTGCATCGGATCGAGAAAAGCATCACGGCGGCCCCTTACTGGATCCGCGGGAGCTTCCTGGCTGCGACTGTAGCGTCACAGTTGGCGATGACCGAGGTCAGCGAGGCCATTCGTAGCACGACCGCGCGGTTTGTACAGCGCCTTCCTTCGTTACAGCAACTGTGCTTCAGCGATGGCACGGTGTTCGTCGATGGCCAATGTCTGGCTTGGCTCAAAGGCAGAGAAAGAGTGGCTGACCAAGGCGCTGCCTTTCAAGAGTTCCGCAGTCTGCGGGAGGAACTCATCTCTCAGCTGGAGGGTATCGGTGTAGAGCAGGTTCTCTTGAGGCTGCAAGGGATGCAAGCAGATCTCCATTCCCCTCGTGAACGCTCCCACACCACGCTCATCGCCGCCGATTTGCTGACGACGCGAGGCGTTTCCTGGTTGGCCCGGGAATTGTGCGTCGGAGTAGCCCGGACGATGCAGCAAACCACTGCTGCTGCCTGGGAACCCGAGGTTTTCCAAGGGCTCCAGCACTATGCGACATCTTCAGCATTGGCAGATCAGAACAAGGATCCGGAGCCCTCATGA
- the tssM gene encoding type VI secretion system membrane subunit TssM: MNTLWKQLKRWGLPLVTRIGLAMPLLLGLGAVLMLIAIWWLGPQWTWGEQQPLADVAHRIVASLVLVVVPLLCGLIVLSMRFRQLQAERKEAVAVELDRALPLVHAQEKALNQGLARYLDSAGGRRALYRLPWYLVLGDEHSGKSSFVERTDQNFSLSRIDRAQARGHQVEVLAYPVGWWVSNDAVIIDPPGVFIRQEASAGSLSEHLKTPESSLPPGTPAKLWNHLLEWLLQNRSQRALNGLVLVIDLPALVHGTSEQRIALAHLLRARLYEVSSQLGSRLPLYVVLSKFDLLDGFDQLYSKLSVSRREKLLGFTFKLDAVDSFDAWLDEYDEYYGRLVRGLFEQVFDQLDGLGSAPLRARLFSLHAQLVGLRPILLGFLRETLASDRFTTPALVRGVYFSSVVQQGDMLNAFVREAAQPYETKLPLREGKAQGKSLVYFIQQAFRRVIYQEAGLAGDNVRVARNKRQLLWMGSGVGVLAFCVVIATWQRYFDINGTKAASVLAKSREYSRHQVDQRLDPTGRNLLEPLDQIRDAVVVFGDYRAAWPGVAEFGLYQGRTIGPSIDEAYLSLLSKRFLPALASGVIDAMNAASPGSEQQMATLRVYRMLEDRQNRRPGWVEDWMARQWQQAFPGQGQLQRNLMQHLKYALAYADTDLPQYRQRVADVQQTLRKVPLAERVYASLKQQAQEQLHTGLDLRHQVGPAFDVVYQQASGSRLGDDGVLLAPMLTARGFKEYFEPRSQRFAEMAMIDQWALGERGQLDYSDTDRDVLTERLRSLYSTDYIDSWRRALNAISVADFRDLDHGVAILEQLTGPAAPLHRLLDTVRDNTALSLPVGLDIPSEAEALRPASSKPEMQQALAIHRAFSGLSAMLQAAGEKPSYYDETLAAIVAVHDYAKAVQDSPDRGKAALQAVHQRFSMTGHDPISTLQRVATGLPEPVNHQVRKVADQTAQVLNVEALRELERRWDAEVYSFFQQRLAGRYPFVVRAPDASLDDFEAFFGPKGRLQQFNDQYLKIFLKENLEALQSGQHDQSLIRDDVIEQLELAERIRETFFDQRGNLSVQFSIEPLGLSANQRTSLLDLDGQLISYTHGPSQIAGIVWPNTQGQQVRSNLTLLRQNGNSSSLEYRGPWSMFRLLSRGSLNGRTATSVDLSFRAGDGVMRYRLNAEKAFNPITQEPFKGFRLPRGLLQQPPKVAQGRQSDEALL, translated from the coding sequence ATGAATACACTATGGAAACAACTCAAACGCTGGGGCTTGCCCCTGGTTACCCGCATTGGCCTGGCGATGCCGTTGCTACTCGGGCTTGGCGCCGTGCTGATGCTGATCGCCATCTGGTGGCTCGGGCCGCAATGGACGTGGGGTGAGCAACAGCCGCTAGCCGATGTGGCTCATCGCATCGTGGCGAGCCTGGTGCTTGTGGTGGTACCGCTACTTTGCGGGCTTATTGTATTAAGCATGCGCTTTCGTCAGCTGCAAGCGGAACGCAAGGAGGCGGTGGCCGTCGAACTGGATCGCGCGTTACCGCTTGTCCACGCCCAAGAGAAGGCATTGAACCAGGGGCTTGCGCGATATCTCGACAGTGCCGGCGGGCGCAGAGCCTTGTACCGGTTGCCGTGGTACCTGGTGTTGGGTGATGAACACTCCGGCAAGAGCAGCTTCGTTGAGCGTACCGACCAGAATTTTTCCCTGTCCCGCATCGACCGCGCCCAGGCGCGCGGCCACCAAGTTGAAGTGCTTGCCTACCCGGTAGGCTGGTGGGTCAGCAATGACGCGGTGATTATCGACCCACCTGGTGTTTTCATCCGCCAGGAAGCATCGGCAGGCTCGTTATCCGAGCACTTGAAAACCCCTGAATCTTCCCTGCCGCCCGGAACTCCAGCCAAACTGTGGAACCACCTGCTGGAATGGCTATTGCAAAATCGAAGTCAGAGAGCCCTCAATGGATTAGTGCTGGTCATCGACCTGCCGGCACTGGTTCATGGCACGTCCGAGCAACGTATCGCTTTGGCCCACCTCCTGCGCGCACGTCTGTACGAGGTGAGTAGTCAGCTAGGTTCGCGCCTGCCATTGTATGTGGTGCTATCCAAATTCGATCTGCTGGATGGCTTCGACCAGCTCTATAGCAAGCTCTCGGTCTCCCGGCGGGAGAAACTGCTGGGGTTCACGTTCAAACTGGATGCGGTCGATTCGTTCGACGCCTGGTTGGACGAATACGATGAATACTACGGTCGCTTGGTCAGGGGGCTGTTCGAGCAGGTATTTGACCAACTTGACGGTCTGGGCAGTGCACCGCTCCGGGCGCGGCTGTTCTCCTTGCATGCGCAACTGGTTGGCCTGCGCCCGATATTGCTGGGTTTCCTGCGTGAAACGTTGGCGAGCGATCGGTTCACCACGCCTGCATTGGTACGTGGCGTCTATTTTTCGTCGGTCGTGCAGCAAGGCGACATGCTCAATGCATTCGTTCGTGAGGCGGCACAACCCTACGAGACAAAGCTCCCCCTACGTGAAGGCAAGGCGCAAGGCAAGTCATTGGTCTACTTCATTCAGCAGGCCTTCCGAAGAGTCATCTACCAGGAGGCCGGCCTCGCTGGCGACAATGTCAGGGTGGCACGTAACAAGCGCCAGTTGTTATGGATGGGTTCCGGTGTAGGGGTCCTGGCGTTCTGTGTCGTCATTGCCACCTGGCAGCGCTATTTCGATATCAACGGCACCAAGGCAGCCAGCGTGCTTGCCAAGAGTCGGGAGTACAGCCGTCACCAGGTGGACCAGCGCCTGGACCCGACCGGGCGCAACTTGCTGGAGCCACTGGACCAGATCCGTGATGCAGTAGTGGTATTTGGCGATTATCGAGCGGCCTGGCCGGGTGTTGCTGAATTTGGCCTGTACCAGGGGCGCACCATTGGCCCCTCGATCGATGAGGCCTACCTGAGCTTGCTCTCCAAGCGCTTCTTGCCGGCCTTGGCCAGTGGCGTGATCGACGCCATGAACGCGGCTTCCCCAGGCAGTGAGCAGCAGATGGCCACGCTCAGGGTGTACCGGATGCTCGAAGATCGCCAGAACCGCCGGCCAGGATGGGTTGAGGACTGGATGGCCCGCCAGTGGCAACAGGCTTTCCCGGGCCAGGGGCAACTGCAGCGCAACCTCATGCAGCATCTGAAATACGCCTTGGCCTATGCCGATACCGATCTGCCACAGTACCGCCAGCGTGTCGCCGACGTGCAGCAGACCTTGCGCAAGGTGCCGCTGGCGGAGCGGGTCTATGCAAGCCTCAAACAACAGGCCCAGGAGCAGCTGCATACAGGCTTGGACCTGCGTCATCAGGTGGGGCCAGCATTCGATGTGGTCTATCAGCAGGCTTCTGGCTCCAGGCTGGGTGATGATGGTGTCTTGCTTGCGCCCATGCTCACTGCCAGAGGCTTCAAGGAATACTTTGAACCGCGTAGCCAGCGGTTCGCCGAGATGGCGATGATCGACCAGTGGGCGTTGGGCGAGCGAGGTCAGCTCGATTACTCGGACACCGACCGTGATGTGCTGACAGAACGCCTGCGCAGCCTGTACAGCACCGATTACATTGACAGCTGGCGGCGTGCCTTGAATGCCATTTCGGTGGCTGATTTCCGTGATCTGGACCATGGTGTCGCCATCCTGGAGCAGTTGACCGGGCCCGCTGCTCCGCTGCATCGGCTACTGGATACGGTGAGGGACAACACTGCGCTTTCATTGCCAGTGGGCCTTGATATACCGAGCGAGGCAGAAGCGCTTCGACCAGCAAGCAGCAAGCCCGAGATGCAGCAAGCGTTGGCCATCCACCGGGCATTTTCGGGCCTGAGTGCCATGTTGCAGGCAGCAGGTGAAAAACCGAGCTACTACGATGAGACTCTAGCCGCCATCGTGGCCGTACATGACTACGCCAAGGCAGTGCAGGACAGCCCGGACCGAGGCAAGGCCGCTCTGCAAGCCGTGCATCAGCGCTTCTCGATGACAGGGCACGACCCGATCAGTACCTTGCAACGAGTGGCGACGGGCTTGCCGGAACCCGTCAACCACCAAGTCCGAAAGGTGGCGGATCAGACTGCGCAAGTGCTGAACGTTGAAGCGCTGCGCGAGTTGGAGCGCCGCTGGGATGCTGAGGTTTACAGTTTCTTCCAGCAGCGCCTGGCAGGCCGCTACCCCTTTGTGGTGAGGGCGCCCGATGCCTCCCTGGATGACTTTGAGGCATTCTTCGGGCCAAAGGGGCGTCTGCAACAGTTCAATGATCAGTACCTGAAGATCTTCCTGAAGGAAAACCTCGAAGCCCTGCAGTCCGGTCAGCACGATCAGTCGCTGATTCGCGATGATGTGATCGAGCAGTTGGAGCTGGCTGAACGCATCCGCGAAACCTTCTTCGACCAGCGCGGCAACCTGAGCGTGCAGTTCAGTATTGAGCCGTTGGGGCTGAGTGCGAATCAACGCACCAGCTTGCTGGATCTGGATGGCCAGTTGATTTCCTACACTCATGGCCCAAGCCAGATCGCCGGTATCGTCTGGCCCAATACCCAAGGGCAGCAAGTGCGCAGCAACCTTACCTTGCTCAGGCAGAACGGCAATAGCAGCAGCCTGGAGTACCGCGGCCCTTGGTCGATGTTCCGCCTGCTCAGCCGTGGCTCGCTCAATGGGAGGACGGCAACCAGTGTGGATTTGAGCTTCAGAGCGGGTGACGGGGTGATGCGCTACCGGTTGAATGCCGAGAAAGCCTTTAACCCGATTACCCAGGAGCCTTTCAAGGGCTTCCGATTGCCACGAGGTTTGTTGCAACAGCCACCCAAGGTGGCGCAGGGGAGGCAGTCGGATGAGGCGCTGTTATGA